CCAGCTACCAGTACAGCCTGCAGGCTGACGATCTCGATTTACTGCGCGAGTGGACGCCAAAAGTACAGGCGGCACTGGCGGCGATCCCGCAACTGAACAGCGTGGATTCCGACTCGCAAACCGGCGGCCAGGAAGTGGTGTTGCAGATCGACCGCGATCGCGCCAGCCGCCTCGGCGTCAACGTCAGCATGCTCGATACCCTACTGAATAACGCGTTCAGCCAGCGGCAGATCGCCACTCTGTATCACACGCTGAATCAGTACCACGTGGTGATGACGCTCGCCGATAACTACACCCGCGATCCGGCGATATTGCAGGAGCTGTTTGTGATTAATGACGATGGCGACCGCGTGCCGCTGGCGGCATTTGTCTCGATTGTCAGCGGGAATGCGCCGCTGTCGGTGGCGCACCAGGGGCAGTCGGCGACCAGTACGGTAGCCTTTAACCTTAACGATGGCGTCTCGCTGGAGCAGGCGCAGAGCCTGATTAAAACCGCGATGGCGAAAATCGGTTTACCCGCATCGATTCAGGCCGGGTTCCAGGGCACGGCGAAAGCCTATGAGGAACTGGCGGCCACTATGCCGTGGCTGATCGTCGCTGCGCTGGCGGCGATCTATATCGTGTTGGGCATGCTGTACGAGAGCTACATCCATCCGCTGACGATCCTCTCCACGCTGCCGTCGGCAGGCGTTGGCGCGCTGCTGCTGTTACTGCTCAGCAATACCCAACTGACGGTGATCGCCCTGATCGGCATCATCCTGCTGATTGGCATCGTCAAGAAGAACGCCATCATGATGATCGACTTCGCGCTGGACGCCGAAAGGCGGCTGGGGATGACGCCGCAGCAGGCGATCGTGCAGGCCTGCCTGATGCGCTTTCGCCCGATCATGATGACCACTCTTGCCGCCTTTTTTGGTGCCTTGCCGCTGGCACTGGGCAGCGGCGGTGATGCCGATTTACGCAGCCCACTGGGGCTGGCGATTGCCGGTGGTCTGGCGCTCAGCCAGCTACTGACGCTGTTTACGACGCCGGTGGTTTACCTCTGGCTCGATACGCTTAGCCGCGCGACCCGCCGTCAGTGGCGTCGTCTGCGCCATGCAGGATCCTGATTGATGAAAATGTCGTTACGTCTGACTCCGGTCATCTTATTGCTGCTTGGCGGCTGTACCGTCGGCCCGGACTATCAGCGCCCGTCGATGGCGCTGCCGGTTCACTACAAAGAGGCGCGCGGCTGGCAGCAGGCAACGCCGCAGGATAGCGCAAGCAAAGGCGAGTGGTGGGCGGTTTACCGCGATCCGCAACTCGATGCGCTGCTGCGCCAGGTGAGCCTCTCCAACCAGAATGTCGCCAGTTACGCCGCGCTGTATCGCCAGGCGCTGGCGCTGGCGGCGCAGTCGCGCGCCGGGCTATTTCCTTCCGTCAGTTATGACGCCAGTACCACCCGCAGCAGCAGCCATAGCGACGGGCAGCGCAGCACCGGCAATGCGCACCAGGCGGAACTCAGCGCCAGCTGGGAACTGGATGTGTGGGGAAAACAGCGGCGCACGCTGGAAGAGAACCGCGCCAGCGCCGAAGCCAGCGCGGCTGAGCTGGCAAACATGACGCTGAGCGCGCAATCCGAACTGGCGCAGGACTATTTCGAACTGCGGGTGATGGACGAAAAAATCGCCCTCTACCAGCGCAGCGTTGCCGCTTATGAGCGCTATCTGACGGTCATCAACAATAAATATCAGGCTGGAAGCGAATCGCGCGGCACGCTGGCGCAGGCGCAAATGCAACTGGAAAGCGCCCGCTCGACTGCGCAGGACTACCAGTGGCAACGCGCGCAACTGGAGCATGCCATCGCCATTCTGCTGGGTAAAGCACCTGCCGATTTCAGCCTGCCGGTGGCAAAACTCAGCGCCACGATGCCCGCCATTCCGCAAACCTTGCCCGCCGGGCTGTTGCAGCGCCGGCCGGACATTGCCGAAGCAGAACGTAACGTCGCTGCGGCCAATGCGGCGATTGGCGTGGCGGTGGCCGGTTACTATCCGGATCTGAGTTTAAGCGCCAGCGGCGGCGTCAGCGCCTCTGCCATTCAGAGCCTGTTCTCGCTGCCGAACCGCGTCTGGTCGTTGGGGCCATCGCTGAGCGGGACGCTGCTTGATTTCGGCGCGACGTCTGCCGAAGTCGATCAGGCGCGCGCGGCGTATGACAGCAAAGTCGCGACCTACCGGCAAACGGTGCTGTCGGCGTTGCAGGAAGTGGAAGACGGGCTGGTGGAGCTGAATACCCTGCAAGGGGAAATTGCCGCGCAGCAGCGCGCTTCCGATGCCGCGCAGGAATCCGCGCGCGTAACCCGCAACCAGTATGAAGCCGGGATGATTGATTACCTCGACGTGGCCACTACCGAAAACAGCAGCCTGAGCGAGCAGCAGAGCCTGCTGTCGCTACAGAGCACGCAGTGGGTGGCGAGCGTCGAATTGATTGCCGCGCTTGGCGGCGGCTGGCATGCCAGCCAGTCCGAGTAATGTTTTGTTTTACCTGTGATGTCCCTGAGGAGTGGATATGAAAAAAGTAGTTTTTGCCGTGCTGATGTTAGCCAGCGCCTGCGCGCTGACCGGTTGTATTGGCCCCTGGGGACCGTGGGGGCCCGGCGGTGGTGGCCCTGGCGGTGGCGGTCACGGCGGCGGTGGTGGTATGTATCAGGGGCCGGGAATGCGGTAATAAACGAACAAAAGGCGCAGGACGCGCCTTTTGTTTTGGCATTGCTAACGCCGCGTTTTCCACGATTTCGACGCGCTGCGCAGTAAATCGCGCAGCGTGCGGATCAGGATCTCTTTGCTGCGCCCGCGGCGGAAGATCAGGGAAAACGGCGCCTGGTAGCCGTAATCGGTCGGCAGCAGGGCGCGCAGGCGCTGCTGCTGCACCCACGGCAGCGCATAGTGTTCTGGTAAATAACCGATGTATTTTCCGGACAGGATCAGCATCAACTGCGCTTCCATACTCTCCACGCTGGCCACGCTCTGCTTAAAGCCTTTTTTACCCAGATCCGCCGCGCTCCAGTAGCTGCGGGTCACCATGCGCATCTGCGAAATATGCGCGACGGTCGGATGGCGCACGCCGAATAATTCGTGCTGATCGCTGCAATATAACCAGTGCTGCTCGCGGTACAGCGGATGCGAAACCACACTGTTTCCCTGTAATGAAAAGGTGCCGACGGCGATATCCAGTTCATTATTTAAAATGCCGTGTAGCAGGGCGTTCGGGTTTTTGATTTGCAGATTCAGATGCACAAGCGGAAAGAGATCGCTGAACTGCCCAATTGCATCGGTGATCGGCAGCATCGGGTCGGTAATGGTCGAGTCAATGACGCCAAGGTTGAGCGTCCCGCCCTGTTCGCCGCGCAGCGAGGCGGTGTAGCGCTCAAAGTTTTCCAGCGTATTCAGTAGCGTCATGCTTTGCTGCAAATACGCTTCGCCTTTCGGCGTGAGTGCAAAACCTCCCCGCCCCCGGCGGCACAGCACAAAACCCAGCTTCTCTTCCAGTTCGCTCATGTAATTACTGATGGCCGATACCGTCAGGTTGAGATCCTGTTGCGCGCTGGCAAAGCCCTGATGTTTCGCCACGGTGACGAAAATATGCATTAACCGCAGATTGGGAAATTTTGCAGCCATGACAGTCGATTGCCCTCTTTTTCGCGCGTAATTAGTTTTCACTTTTCTAAACTAATTTTTTGTATTTTGCTATTTTTCCGCCGTTTCCCCCCGGGCACTATCTTCGCAACACACCCTGTATTGCGAGGAGCGAGTCAGCATGGAAACTCTTTTTCACCAGCCGCAGAGCGGTAACGACATGCCCCGTTTCGCCGGACGCAGCACCATGATGCGTCTGCCGTATTGCGATAGCCCGGCCGGGCTGGATGTGGCGTTTGTCGGCATTCCACTGGATGTCGGTACGTCGCAGCGGGCCGGTACCCGCTATGGCCCGCGCCATATCCGCAGCGAATCGGTGATGATTCGCCCGTACAACATGGCGACCGGCGCAGCGCCGTTTGAGTCATTGCAGGTGGGGGACATTGGCGATGTGCCGATCAATACCTACAGCCTGCTGAAGTCTGTCGATCTTATCGAAGCGTTTTATAGCGAACTCAATGCGTGGCCGGTGATCCCGCTGACGCTCGGCGGCGATCACACCCTGACGTTGCCGATCCTGCGCGCGCTCGCCAAAAAACATGGCCCGGTCGGGCTGATTCATGTGGATGCCCACACCGACACCAACGACGAGATGTTTGGCGAGAAGATTGCCCACGGCACCACCTTCCGCCGGGCGGTGGAAGAGGGGCTGCTGGACTGCAAACGCGTGGTGCAGATTGGCCAGCGTGCGCAGGGCTATGCCAGTGGCGATTTTCAGTGGGGCGTGGATCAGGGATTTCGACTGATTACGGTGGAATCGTGCTGGCATAAAAGCCTGACGCCGCTGATGGCAGAGATCCGCGAAATGCTCGGCGACGGGCCGGTCTACCTTTCCTATGACATTGACAGCATCGATCCCGCCTGGGCGCCGGGCACCGGCACGCCGGAAGTCGGCGGGCTGAGCGCGATTCAGGCGCTGGAGATTGTACGTGGCTGCCGCGGCTTGAACCTGATTGGCGGCGATTTGGTGGAGGTCTCTCCGCCTTACGATATCAGCGGGATCACGGCGCAGCTTGGCGCCAACCTGCTGTACGAAATGTTGTGTGTGTTGCCCGGTGTTCATTATCAGGGGGAAAAACGTCTGTGAATCATTCAACGCCAGTGGATTACCCGCAGCCGCAAAGCGGCGAAATTCCGCGCTACAGCGGGCTGCCGACCTTTTTTCGCCTGCCGTTTGGCGCGCAAATTGCATCGCTCGATATCGGCGTGGTTGGCGTGCCGTGGGATGGTGGCACCACCAACCGGGCGGGAACCCGGCACGGCCCGCGTGAATTACGCAATGCCTCCAGCCTGGTACGGCGGGTGCATCCGGTGACTTTTCAGTCGCCGTATGACCAGGCCCGCGTCGGTGATTTGGGGGATGTGCCGGTCAACCCGGTAGATGTGCAGGACACGCTGGCGCTGATCGAGGCCTGGTACCGCGCGTTGCATGAGCAAAAGGTGATGCCGTTGACCGCCGGTGGCGATCACCTGACGACGCTACCCATTTTACGGGCGTTAGGGCGTGAGCAGCCGCTGGGAATGATCCATTTTGATGCACATTCCGATACCAACGACACCTATTTCGGCGGCGAGCGCTTTACCCATGGC
Above is a genomic segment from Kosakonia radicincitans DSM 16656 containing:
- a CDS encoding LysR family transcriptional regulator, producing MAAKFPNLRLMHIFVTVAKHQGFASAQQDLNLTVSAISNYMSELEEKLGFVLCRRGRGGFALTPKGEAYLQQSMTLLNTLENFERYTASLRGEQGGTLNLGVIDSTITDPMLPITDAIGQFSDLFPLVHLNLQIKNPNALLHGILNNELDIAVGTFSLQGNSVVSHPLYREQHWLYCSDQHELFGVRHPTVAHISQMRMVTRSYWSAADLGKKGFKQSVASVESMEAQLMLILSGKYIGYLPEHYALPWVQQQRLRALLPTDYGYQAPFSLIFRRGRSKEILIRTLRDLLRSASKSWKTRR
- the speB gene encoding agmatinase → MNHSTPVDYPQPQSGEIPRYSGLPTFFRLPFGAQIASLDIGVVGVPWDGGTTNRAGTRHGPRELRNASSLVRRVHPVTFQSPYDQARVGDLGDVPVNPVDVQDTLALIEAWYRALHEQKVMPLTAGGDHLTTLPILRALGREQPLGMIHFDAHSDTNDTYFGGERFTHGTPFRRAVEEGVLDPKRTVQIGIRGALFSEKDHRWAEDNGITVIRMEQVAEEGMAAVMARARAIVGQQPTYVSFDIDVLDPVYAPGTGTPEIGGLTSLQGQQGIRLLQGLNLVGADVVEVSPPFDQGNLTSLTGATMMFELLCQLADAHHRQRLSTGAGE
- a CDS encoding efflux transporter outer membrane subunit is translated as MSLRLTPVILLLLGGCTVGPDYQRPSMALPVHYKEARGWQQATPQDSASKGEWWAVYRDPQLDALLRQVSLSNQNVASYAALYRQALALAAQSRAGLFPSVSYDASTTRSSSHSDGQRSTGNAHQAELSASWELDVWGKQRRTLEENRASAEASAAELANMTLSAQSELAQDYFELRVMDEKIALYQRSVAAYERYLTVINNKYQAGSESRGTLAQAQMQLESARSTAQDYQWQRAQLEHAIAILLGKAPADFSLPVAKLSATMPAIPQTLPAGLLQRRPDIAEAERNVAAANAAIGVAVAGYYPDLSLSASGGVSASAIQSLFSLPNRVWSLGPSLSGTLLDFGATSAEVDQARAAYDSKVATYRQTVLSALQEVEDGLVELNTLQGEIAAQQRASDAAQESARVTRNQYEAGMIDYLDVATTENSSLSEQQSLLSLQSTQWVASVELIAALGGGWHASQSE
- the speB gene encoding agmatinase — encoded protein: METLFHQPQSGNDMPRFAGRSTMMRLPYCDSPAGLDVAFVGIPLDVGTSQRAGTRYGPRHIRSESVMIRPYNMATGAAPFESLQVGDIGDVPINTYSLLKSVDLIEAFYSELNAWPVIPLTLGGDHTLTLPILRALAKKHGPVGLIHVDAHTDTNDEMFGEKIAHGTTFRRAVEEGLLDCKRVVQIGQRAQGYASGDFQWGVDQGFRLITVESCWHKSLTPLMAEIREMLGDGPVYLSYDIDSIDPAWAPGTGTPEVGGLSAIQALEIVRGCRGLNLIGGDLVEVSPPYDISGITAQLGANLLYEMLCVLPGVHYQGEKRL